GACGAATCACTGGAAGAGGCAAAAAAGAAAGAAATCTGCATTCAATGTGTAGAGAATAATAAAAAAATTAATAACATCTTTCATTTTTCGCACACAACCATAGCGGAAATACTTCAAAGGGAAGACTTTGAATCGATTGAAGAAATTATGAATTCGTTGTCTGCCAGAAACGTAATGGATTTTCAATTAGATGGGCTGAGTTTTGGAAGGTATTCATTATATAATCATTTCCTTCAGCATAAAAAAATTGAATTTGTTATCGATGAAGATTCATGGGATGCAGTTCGATTGCACTTGATTACTTGCCTTCGGTCTTATTTTGCTGGCAAACGACTCATCGAGAGTTATAAACCTGATGTTGTATTCTTTTATAGCTCAGGTTATTCTGTAAATTTAGTTGTACGTTTGTACGCAGAGGCGAAGCAAATCCCATGTTATTCTGTTTTTGCCGGTTCCAATTGGTCAAATCGCCTTAAAACCATTCATATCGCAAAAAAGAATTCGTTTACCCATTTTTATGAAAGAGATGAACTGTGGAAAAAAAAATTTAGATTTCTTCCTGCCACTAAAGAATCTCTAAATAATGTGAAAAGTTTTCTTCATTTCATTTTAAAAGGTCAGAGTTCTTTTTTATATGGTGGGAAACCTTCCAGGAAGACTGCTAAAGAAATCAGGGATTTATTTCAAATTCCAGAAACCGCAAAAATAACATTACTTGCAACAAGCAGCTATGATGAATTAAAATCTGCTCAATTAGTTGACGAATTACCGTTAGAAAAATCAGCAATATTTGCCAATCAAATAGAGTGGATCAAGGAAACTGTTGAGTTCTATAAGGAAAAGACAGATTGTTTTTTGATAATACGAATTCATCCGCGCGAACTCCCAAATCAAAGAGATCAAGTGTTATCAAAACATTATATCGAACTAAAAAGAATATTTGATAACTTGCCCAAAAATGTTAAAGTGAATCTTCCAAGCGATCATCTTTCTTTTTATGATTTATTAGAGCATATTGATTTCGGTTTAATTTCCTGGTCATCAGCTGGAAGAGATATGGCTGTATGGGGAATACCATTTATATCGTATCTTGATGATTATTCTTTTTATCCAAGAAGTGATCTCGGCAGTGTTGCTAAAAGTAAAGCTGAATATTTTGTACAAATTGACAAATTGATCTCAGATGACGGTTGGTCCTTTGACCGTATTATCAAAACCTTTCGATGGTTAGGTTTTGAAATGTATGATACTGTATTTGATATGAGTGATATCATTGATGATAGGCTGGTATTACTTGAAAGTTTTTTTTGGAGAAATTTGAGACGTGTTTTGAGGCGACTAAAATTGGATCATTTTCTAAAGCCACAACTAAGGGTTGCGAAGCAAGGAAAACTGATGTTCGAGCGAGTAGTTAGCGGTAGACCTACTGAAGAAATATTGGAAGTGGATAGGATGCGGTTGTCACCAGAGAAAGAATTAGATGAAGTGAAGGAAATTTTGAATTCAATATGCGAAGTTCAGTTCGGTGAAAATTGGAAAGAAAATTTATCTAGTAAGTTAAGAAATAATATTTTTGGGTATATTAAGTAATGAGGATGAAGGCATGAAATTGATAAAATTAATAATCGTAAAATCGTTTCGTTTGATCGGAATCGACTGGTTCTTTATTAAGGACATTTTAAATGTGATAAGAGGATTTCGTGTTGTTAATCGTGAGATGAGGACTCCTCTGGAATCATTTCATAGTATGATCAACCTGTTTTGTCGAACAAGAGGTCGTTCTAATCAAATAATCCACAAAATTGTTAGTTTGTTTAGTTCTAAGGTTAAGTTAGACAGTATTGACGGGATCGTACCGATTAAGTCCAAATTGGATTTGAAGAAAGTTGTCAAGCAGTTGGACGAAAAAGGATATGTAGTGTTTGAGAATGTTCTAACAGAAGAGGTGTGTGACTATTTATATAAATTCGGAACGACTACCGAGAGTAGTGCGCGCCCTCTGTATTCTGGTAGGGGACAGGTAGCAAAGAACACCATTATCGATTTTAATAATTTAATTGCAATTCACTATGATTTTAACGAGGAAACATTAATTAATGATCCGGTAATCCAGTCTTTGATGGCTGATAAGTCTTTGATTGCAATAGCACAGGAATATTTGAATTGTACTCCAATATCTAATGTTACAGGAATGTGGTGGCAAACAGATTTTGAAAAAACACCAAATGATGAGGCTGCGACAATGTGGCATTTTGATATGGACCACGTTCGATGGATTAAATATTTTTTCTATATTACGGATGTGAATACAAACAGCGGACCACATTGTTTTGTTGAGGGAACCCATAAACCTGGAAAAATTCCGAAAAAACTATTAAAGAGAGGATATGCTCGTATTACCGATGAGGAAATTGCGGAAGCATATCCCGAGAACATGGTAAAGGAATTTATTGGTAAAAGAGGAACTTTAATAATTGAAGATACAATTGGTTTACACAAAGGAAAACATGTTGTGGATGGCTCTAGATTGTTGTTTCAATTAACTTTCAGTGATCATTTATTTGGAGGAAATTACCCTGAGAGGAAGTTTAGGAAATTTACAGATTCGAAAGTAAAAGAATTTATTTTTAAAAACCCGAAAATATTTAGAAAATATTTAGAAACTTCAGTTAATCAATGATTCGTAAGATTAGAAGTTACTTTATTCACCGTATCATAAAGATTCTTAATCGGCTTTTGAACGATAGATTCGAGCAGATTTCGAATCGTTATCATTTGGTTTGTGAAGGAACTTTTTACTCTTCAAATGGTTGTTCGATTGGTGTCGGATCGAATTTAATTATACCAAATGGCACTGAGTTATTACTAGGTGAAGGTGTCTATATTGGTCGTAACGTGGAAATTGGACCTGGTAATCGAATTGAAATAGGCGATTATACATCTATCCAAGATCGAACTACCATACTTGGAGATGTATCCATTGGTCGTTATTGTACATTTGCAGCAAACATCAGTATTAGTTCAGGGAATCATTATTTTGATAAATTCCCTGAGTTGAATATTAAAGATCAGGATCGTAGAGTTTTGAAGGATCCTGAGCTTAGAAACCAACATAGTAAACCAGTGGTAATTGAAGATGATTGTTGGTTAGGTGCAAACGTGTTTGTGATGAATGGCTTAAAAATTGGGAAGGGATGCGTTATCGGAGCCAACGCTGTGATAACAAAGGATGTTTTACCTTATTCTGTTGTTGCAGGCGTTCCTGGAAAAAAAATTAGAAATAGAATAAATTTTATTCCACCTACTTCACTAGACTATAACCGAAGTATTGATTTACCTTATTTTTACTCCGGTTTTTTAGTTTCTGATGCAGAAAGAGAACGTTATCACGAATTGAATGGTCTTGGCACAAAAAAACAATTCTCAATTGCATTAAAACACGATTCTGGGGACGTAGTTGTAGTTCGTTGTAAGAAAATTGTATCTGAAAAAGTTTGGTTGAGATATAATGATTCGAAACAAGAGTTATCTGATGAATTTACGGATCTAAGTTTTCGATTGGATAGTGAAGAATCTATCATTCATTTTTCTCTTGCGATTGATCCAAATCAGAATCTGGATAAATCTTTGTCTTTGATTGTAGTTGGATCATGTTCTATCAAAAAACAATGATCCTTTAAAGATCATATTTTGATTTTTCATCATTACTCTCTAACAGCGAATTTGTTCGAATAAGGTTGCAAATAAAAATGAATAGCATTAATACTCCTGAGCTTGTCGAAGATTGGGACTTGATTTTAGAACCACGTAGAAAGTGGTATTCCTTGCGTTTAGGTGAAATCATTCGATATAGAGATTTACTTTTTCTATTCGTGAGAAGAGATATAGTTTCTGTATATAAACAAACAATCCTTGGCCCCATATGGTTTTTTATTCAACCAGTTTTAACCTCTTTAACTTTTGCAGTAATATTTGGAGTGGTAGCAGGAATTGCTACTGATGGTATTCCAAATTTTCTATTTTATTTAAGTGGAATTACAATTTGGAATTACTTTGCTGATACTTTAGTGAAAACTTCTGATACTTTTGTGGTCAATGCTGCAATATTTGGAAAAGTTTATTTTCCTCGCTTAATCGTTCCAATATCAATTGCTATTTCAAATTTGGTTAAATTTTTTCTGCAGTTTGTTTTGTTATTAGGGGTGATGTTGTTTTATAGCTTTTTAGGGACAGAGATAAAGATAAGTTTTTACTACCTTTTAATCCCTTTTTTGATTTTTTTGATGGGTATTATTGGTTTAGGATTTGGTATTATTATTTCATCCTTAACAACAAAGTATCGGGATTTGAAATTTTTGGTTAATTTTGGTGTACAACTCTTGATGTATTGTTCACCGATCGTTTTTCCTCTTTCGATCGTAACTAATAATTTTCCGAAGATGAAATTAATTTTATTATTAAATCCAGTTACAAGTTTGATCGAGGCTTTTCGTTTTATCCTTCTCGGAGTTGGTGTTTTTGATTGGGTCTATCTCGGAATCAGTTTGGGATTTACCATCGTTTTAGTTTTTCTTTCAATAATCATTTTCAATCGAGTTGAGAGATCATTTATCGATACTGTTTAGAGTCAGTGTTGAGTTTTAGGAAACAAAATTCATGAGTGATGTAGTTTTACGAATAGATAATATCTCAAAACAATATAGATTGGGTCAAATAAGCACAGGTTCTTTGGCTCATGATTTAAACCGATGGTGGAAACTTCTCCGAGGGAAAGAAGATCCTTATTTGCAAGTAGGGCAAGTTAATGACCGAAGTGTTGCTAGTGATAGTGAATACGTATGGTCGTTAAAAAATGTTAGTTTTGATGTAAAACGTGGAGATGTTGTTGGCATTATCGGTAAGAATGGTGCTGGAAAATCGACTCTTTTGAAAATACTATCCCAGGTTACTTCGCCTACACAGGGCAGTGTTAAAATTAAAGGCCGTGTTGCTGCATTGTTAGAAGTTGGAACTGGATTTCATCCTGACCTTACAGGTCGCGAGAATGTTTTTCTGAATGGGGCTATACTTGGAATGACCTCGGCAGAGATTAAAAGTAAATTTGATGAAATCATAAACTTTAGCGGAGTTGAAAAATACATCGATACTCCTGTTAAAAGATATTCTTCTGGAATGATGGTTCGCTTAGGATTTGCAGTTGCAGCACATTTGGAGCCGGAGATTTTGATTGTAGATGAAGTGTTGGCTGTCGGTGATGCTGAGTTTCAAAAGAAATGTTTAGGTAAAATCCAAAATGTTTCGAGTGAAGGAAGAACAGTTCTTTTTGTTAGTCACAATATGCAAGCACTTCAAGCAATTTGTAAACGAGGCATTTTGCTAAAACATGGAATGGTCGAAGAAAATAGTGATATTGATGTTTGCATTCAAAAATACACTGGTCTCTTTCAAGAAGCAAATTTAGAAAATTTAGCAATTAATGATCGATTGGGTCGCACGAATAGCAATGGAAATGCTTTGTTTACGAGTGTGAGTCCTCGAACGGGAAACCAACATTCTTGGAGCTTTGATTCAAAAGATGATGTTTATTTAGATTTTACTTTAAATATTCGAGAACATTGTGATGGACTATCATTTTATTTTGCATTAATCGAACCTCTGGCAATGAGTGTGATTACAAATTATAAAACACGTATGACAGAACATTCTCCAAAGGTTGGGGAGCCATTCCATTTTTCCTTAAAAATTCCTAAAAATTCTCTTCGTGTTGGACAATATTTAATGTACATTGCCATTGGAGATAAGGATCTAAGGAAATGGTATGACGTCATTGATAATAACATAAATTTACCAGCGCTTAGTATCACTTCTT
This genomic stretch from Leptospira meyeri harbors:
- a CDS encoding phytanoyl-CoA dioxygenase family protein — its product is MINLFCRTRGRSNQIIHKIVSLFSSKVKLDSIDGIVPIKSKLDLKKVVKQLDEKGYVVFENVLTEEVCDYLYKFGTTTESSARPLYSGRGQVAKNTIIDFNNLIAIHYDFNEETLINDPVIQSLMADKSLIAIAQEYLNCTPISNVTGMWWQTDFEKTPNDEAATMWHFDMDHVRWIKYFFYITDVNTNSGPHCFVEGTHKPGKIPKKLLKRGYARITDEEIAEAYPENMVKEFIGKRGTLIIEDTIGLHKGKHVVDGSRLLFQLTFSDHLFGGNYPERKFRKFTDSKVKEFIFKNPKIFRKYLETSVNQ
- a CDS encoding ABC transporter ATP-binding protein; translated protein: MSDVVLRIDNISKQYRLGQISTGSLAHDLNRWWKLLRGKEDPYLQVGQVNDRSVASDSEYVWSLKNVSFDVKRGDVVGIIGKNGAGKSTLLKILSQVTSPTQGSVKIKGRVAALLEVGTGFHPDLTGRENVFLNGAILGMTSAEIKSKFDEIINFSGVEKYIDTPVKRYSSGMMVRLGFAVAAHLEPEILIVDEVLAVGDAEFQKKCLGKIQNVSSEGRTVLFVSHNMQALQAICKRGILLKHGMVEENSDIDVCIQKYTGLFQEANLENLAINDRLGRTNSNGNALFTSVSPRTGNQHSWSFDSKDDVYLDFTLNIREHCDGLSFYFALIEPLAMSVITNYKTRMTEHSPKVGEPFHFSLKIPKNSLRVGQYLMYIAIGDKDLRKWYDVIDNNINLPALSITSSELDPHHNMGLVSLPFELKIEK
- a CDS encoding capsular biosynthesis protein, which encodes MDFQLDGLSFGRYSLYNHFLQHKKIEFVIDEDSWDAVRLHLITCLRSYFAGKRLIESYKPDVVFFYSSGYSVNLVVRLYAEAKQIPCYSVFAGSNWSNRLKTIHIAKKNSFTHFYERDELWKKKFRFLPATKESLNNVKSFLHFILKGQSSFLYGGKPSRKTAKEIRDLFQIPETAKITLLATSSYDELKSAQLVDELPLEKSAIFANQIEWIKETVEFYKEKTDCFLIIRIHPRELPNQRDQVLSKHYIELKRIFDNLPKNVKVNLPSDHLSFYDLLEHIDFGLISWSSAGRDMAVWGIPFISYLDDYSFYPRSDLGSVAKSKAEYFVQIDKLISDDGWSFDRIIKTFRWLGFEMYDTVFDMSDIIDDRLVLLESFFWRNLRRVLRRLKLDHFLKPQLRVAKQGKLMFERVVSGRPTEEILEVDRMRLSPEKELDEVKEILNSICEVQFGENWKENLSSKLRNNIFGYIK
- a CDS encoding acyltransferase translates to MIRKIRSYFIHRIIKILNRLLNDRFEQISNRYHLVCEGTFYSSNGCSIGVGSNLIIPNGTELLLGEGVYIGRNVEIGPGNRIEIGDYTSIQDRTTILGDVSIGRYCTFAANISISSGNHYFDKFPELNIKDQDRRVLKDPELRNQHSKPVVIEDDCWLGANVFVMNGLKIGKGCVIGANAVITKDVLPYSVVAGVPGKKIRNRINFIPPTSLDYNRSIDLPYFYSGFLVSDAERERYHELNGLGTKKQFSIALKHDSGDVVVVRCKKIVSEKVWLRYNDSKQELSDEFTDLSFRLDSEESIIHFSLAIDPNQNLDKSLSLIVVGSCSIKKQ
- a CDS encoding ABC transporter permease, which translates into the protein MQIKMNSINTPELVEDWDLILEPRRKWYSLRLGEIIRYRDLLFLFVRRDIVSVYKQTILGPIWFFIQPVLTSLTFAVIFGVVAGIATDGIPNFLFYLSGITIWNYFADTLVKTSDTFVVNAAIFGKVYFPRLIVPISIAISNLVKFFLQFVLLLGVMLFYSFLGTEIKISFYYLLIPFLIFLMGIIGLGFGIIISSLTTKYRDLKFLVNFGVQLLMYCSPIVFPLSIVTNNFPKMKLILLLNPVTSLIEAFRFILLGVGVFDWVYLGISLGFTIVLVFLSIIIFNRVERSFIDTV